From the Maribacter dokdonensis DSW-8 genome, the window TGAGCGCTTTGCGTTCGGCGTATGGCGATTTACCCTTGACGCTTAAAAATTTCTTACCTTAGTCTTTGGCGTATAAATGGATGTTTACTACAAATACTTAATGCTATGGATTACCTTTCCCCTACTTACTTTTTTGATTTTGAAAGTGAAGAAATTCAGGCCATTATTTCAGAATTTAAAGATGCTTCTTTGTCACAAAAAGAAATAGCCATTGGCTTATACATCAAGGTGAGAGACCATTGGCGCTATGACCCCTACAACTTAAGCTTTAACAAGGAGAAATACAGAGCCAGTGAAATTGCGAAACGCAGCAAAGGACACTGCGTTGACAAATCGATCATACTGATTGCTTGTTTACGTGCCATGGGCATACCGGCAAGAATACATTTGGCGAAAGTTAAAAACCATATTGCGGTAGACCGCCTAATTGAAAAATTTGGATCCAACGAATTAACTCCGCACGGTATGGTAGATGCTTTTATAGCAAACAAATGGCTTAAACTCTCCCCCACTTTCAATGCCTCTTTATGCGAAATGCTGCATGTTGCCCCTTTAGATTTTGACGGGGAAAATGATGCCGTTCTACAGGCTTTCAATAAAGAAGGTACCCAGTTTATGGAATATTTGGAAGATTATGGTCATTTTGAAGACGTACCCGTAGCATTTATGGCACAAAATGCCCGTGAACACTACCCCAAAATATTTGATAACGGTACCAACCAGACCGAGTTTCAATTGTAAGTTTAACAAATTTTAATACTTAAGGACGTAACGGTATCAACAACGAATTACTATTTGTAGTACATTCGATTTCAAATTTTGTACACTTTGAAGAACATCACTTTACTACTGACTCTACTCTTTTTATCGGCAACTATGATGGCGCAAGAACCTATGGTTTGGAACCCGGATTATGAGCTACAATTGACCGATTATCAATCTGCAGAATCCGAAATTAATGCTAACCTCACCTCCTATTCCATATATTCCGGTGCCAAAATAGACTTCAGCTTTAAC encodes:
- a CDS encoding transglutaminase-like domain-containing protein, giving the protein MDYLSPTYFFDFESEEIQAIISEFKDASLSQKEIAIGLYIKVRDHWRYDPYNLSFNKEKYRASEIAKRSKGHCVDKSIILIACLRAMGIPARIHLAKVKNHIAVDRLIEKFGSNELTPHGMVDAFIANKWLKLSPTFNASLCEMLHVAPLDFDGENDAVLQAFNKEGTQFMEYLEDYGHFEDVPVAFMAQNAREHYPKIFDNGTNQTEFQL